The proteins below come from a single Chryseobacterium bernardetii genomic window:
- a CDS encoding DUF4270 family protein, translating into MTHTLKRTFAMLLLAVFGSALLYNCEPDPDSLGQQLFDKDAANAHELALPIIAYNIYNNDSIRSDALGLLATGGANVAVLGAFKEGQFGMQKASYITQLRMPASFDFGDKPVLDSVVLVIRTPANTADDTYYMTDKVVAPGAYDKNDFPVGNDKATVSIEKKTYPIFKYGKDGDAFKSMKINVNEVTSFLDASKTEFTRSTGNGITTGALLGSGVFDGNVSSVTITNKTDNSSVFEAKLGFRINLDKTFFQQKILDQQGKPVLQDAANFTRYFNGIKLSVEGDDGYLFQFSPNDMQIIMYYKSDKTTNGTVTRSQSKIEFDLGSNNFHLGQYTYDRSASALGNAIPTFTKNGDSRIYLQGMGGPSMGVKIPDDVIKALRDNFTNNKAAIVGARIRVYVDMNNTFVNAQSTEASRKFTLTNLPYKDDGTIDYTKFNFTADTSAGFPLYYYNAKKGDTPEYYDIVVTKTIKNIVEGKDGTTTQASNDPLFFNLGAFVKNPSNNGILYGARYTTRATDMNRVVLIGSDATNDQNRIKLVVTYSTASNK; encoded by the coding sequence ATGACTCATACTCTTAAAAGGACTTTCGCCATGCTTCTATTGGCGGTTTTCGGAAGTGCACTTCTTTATAACTGTGAACCGGACCCGGATTCTCTTGGGCAACAACTCTTTGATAAAGATGCAGCAAATGCTCATGAGCTTGCATTACCAATTATAGCTTATAATATCTACAATAATGATTCTATCAGAAGTGATGCATTAGGATTGCTCGCTACCGGAGGGGCTAATGTAGCCGTTCTGGGAGCTTTTAAAGAAGGTCAGTTCGGAATGCAGAAAGCATCTTATATTACCCAATTAAGAATGCCTGCCAGCTTTGATTTTGGAGATAAGCCGGTGCTAGACTCTGTTGTACTGGTAATAAGAACACCTGCGAATACAGCAGATGATACCTATTATATGACTGATAAGGTAGTAGCACCTGGGGCTTATGATAAAAACGATTTTCCTGTTGGCAATGACAAAGCAACAGTATCCATTGAAAAGAAAACATATCCGATCTTTAAATATGGTAAAGACGGCGATGCTTTTAAGTCTATGAAAATTAATGTAAATGAAGTTACTTCATTCTTAGATGCTAGTAAAACAGAATTTACCCGCTCTACTGGCAATGGTATAACTACAGGTGCTTTACTTGGATCAGGCGTTTTTGATGGAAATGTAAGCAGTGTTACTATTACCAATAAAACAGATAATAGTTCAGTATTTGAAGCTAAGTTAGGTTTTAGAATAAATCTGGATAAAACTTTCTTCCAGCAGAAAATTCTTGACCAACAAGGAAAACCTGTGCTTCAGGATGCTGCGAACTTTACAAGATATTTCAATGGGATTAAGCTTTCAGTAGAAGGGGATGATGGCTATCTTTTCCAGTTCTCACCTAATGATATGCAGATTATTATGTACTACAAATCTGATAAAACGACAAATGGTACAGTAACCAGATCACAGTCAAAAATTGAGTTTGATTTGGGAAGTAATAACTTTCATTTAGGACAGTACACTTATGACAGAAGCGCTTCTGCTCTCGGAAATGCGATACCGACATTTACAAAAAATGGTGATTCCAGAATTTACCTTCAGGGAATGGGAGGTCCTTCTATGGGAGTGAAAATTCCAGATGATGTTATTAAAGCTCTGAGAGATAATTTTACGAATAATAAGGCAGCTATTGTAGGAGCTAGAATCAGGGTGTATGTGGATATGAACAATACCTTTGTTAATGCTCAATCTACAGAGGCAAGCCGTAAATTTACGCTTACTAATCTTCCATATAAGGATGATGGTACTATTGATTATACTAAATTTAATTTCACAGCAGATACCAGTGCAGGATTCCCATTGTATTATTATAATGCTAAGAAAGGTGATACTCCTGAATATTATGATATTGTAGTCACAAAAACAATTAAGAATATTGTTGAAGGTAAAGATGGTACCACTACTCAGGCTTCTAATGATCCTTTATTCTTTAATCTTGGAGCATTTGTAAAAAATCCTAGTAACAACGGAATACTTTATGGAGCAAGATATACCACTAGGGCTACTGATATGAACAGGGTTGTACTAATAGGAAGTGATGCTACTAATGATCAAAACAGAATTAAACTGGTAGTTACTTATTCAACAGCCAGTAATAAATAA
- the porK gene encoding T9SS ring complex lipoprotein PorK/GldK, whose amino-acid sequence MKRIFLLLLSASVASVSCSGGGSSSVGKPGTKGELIPREKTKSFVAERPYGMVAIPAGSFVAGLADQDPTNTPEKASLKTVTVSSFFMDEAETTNAEYRVFINYVRDSIARTLLAEAAGEGGDEGGRRGASIGDYAYLAKKEENLTPYQEYMEGQGGREDGTYDASKRLDWKIPLHWNTSKYPDVEYAEVLESMYLPASSRIGNERILDVSKLKYTYRWGDMDAALADNERGANYLKSQSIAIYPDTTVWVKDFHFAYNEPLFEQYFWHKAYKNYPVVGVTWDQARAYCNFRSKLKTDYNESLKRKKQRPLQFRLPTEIEWEYAARGGMQNATYPWGGPYLMDDRGCYLANFKPKRGNYMEDEKKGTYTYTAPVKKFKKNGFGLFDMAGNVSEWTESAYNNSSYGFSSTLNPSTKDKKDTKKSVRGGSWKDIGYALMTGARDWERKDSARSYIGFRTVQDIPEAAVKPRRVNR is encoded by the coding sequence ATGAAAAGGATATTTCTTTTATTATTGTCTGCGTCGGTAGCATCGGTATCTTGTTCAGGTGGTGGCAGCTCTTCTGTAGGGAAGCCAGGAACAAAAGGAGAATTGATACCAAGAGAAAAAACGAAATCATTTGTTGCGGAACGACCATACGGAATGGTTGCAATTCCTGCAGGTTCATTTGTTGCTGGTCTAGCAGACCAGGATCCAACAAATACACCTGAAAAAGCATCATTGAAGACCGTTACTGTTTCTTCTTTCTTCATGGATGAAGCAGAAACTACCAATGCAGAATACAGGGTATTTATCAACTATGTAAGAGATTCTATCGCAAGAACTCTACTCGCTGAAGCTGCCGGAGAAGGTGGTGATGAAGGCGGTCGTAGAGGAGCAAGCATCGGAGATTATGCATACCTTGCCAAAAAAGAAGAAAATTTAACACCTTATCAGGAATATATGGAAGGTCAGGGGGGCCGTGAAGACGGAACCTATGATGCAAGCAAAAGATTAGACTGGAAAATTCCTTTACACTGGAATACTTCAAAATATCCGGATGTAGAATACGCAGAAGTTCTGGAATCTATGTATCTGCCTGCTTCTTCAAGAATTGGAAACGAAAGGATTTTAGATGTAAGTAAGCTGAAATATACTTACCGTTGGGGAGATATGGATGCTGCGCTTGCAGATAACGAAAGAGGAGCCAATTACCTGAAAAGCCAGAGTATCGCAATTTATCCCGATACTACGGTTTGGGTAAAAGATTTCCATTTTGCTTACAATGAGCCATTGTTTGAACAGTATTTCTGGCACAAGGCTTACAAAAACTATCCTGTAGTAGGGGTTACCTGGGATCAGGCAAGAGCTTATTGTAACTTCAGATCTAAATTAAAAACTGACTATAACGAAAGTTTAAAAAGAAAAAAACAAAGACCATTGCAGTTCCGTCTTCCAACAGAAATCGAATGGGAATATGCTGCAAGAGGTGGTATGCAAAATGCTACTTACCCTTGGGGAGGTCCATATTTAATGGATGACAGAGGTTGCTACTTAGCCAACTTCAAGCCTAAGAGAGGTAACTATATGGAAGACGAGAAAAAAGGTACTTATACATATACAGCTCCAGTTAAGAAATTTAAGAAAAATGGATTTGGGTTATTTGATATGGCTGGAAACGTTTCTGAGTGGACAGAATCTGCGTATAACAACTCTTCTTATGGGTTCTCTTCTACATTAAATCCTTCTACTAAAGATAAAAAGGATACCAAAAAATCTGTAAGAGGTGGATCTTGGAAAGATATAGGATATGCGTTAATGACAGGTGCAAGAGATTGGGAGAGAAAAGATTCAGCAAGAAGCTATATCGGATTTAGAACTGTACAGGATATTCCTGAAGCAGCTGTTAAGCCAAGAAGAGTTAACAGATAA
- a CDS encoding glycogen/starch synthase, whose protein sequence is MPNQKILYITTEMFPYQEDTNMAAVVNKMALKMHNEGNDVRVFMPRFGQISERKFQLHEVIRLSGMNIIINDLDQPLIIKVASLPGERLQVYFIDNEEYFKRKQYYFDDEGNPFEDNDERAIFFARGVIETIKKLNWVPDVIHLNGWMSSFVPIYLKTYYESDTYFKDAKIVLSLYNEKEADLDKKIDEKLKFDNISGLKALDNPTIKNFVIESMNYVDTVVKGDEFLDEDLDKAFNETTTQKSEYLDVDSINQLY, encoded by the coding sequence ATGCCGAATCAAAAAATACTGTACATTACTACAGAGATGTTTCCATACCAGGAAGATACAAATATGGCCGCTGTGGTAAACAAAATGGCGCTTAAGATGCACAATGAAGGCAATGATGTAAGAGTTTTTATGCCAAGATTTGGACAAATAAGTGAGAGGAAATTCCAGCTTCATGAGGTGATCCGTCTTTCAGGGATGAATATTATTATCAATGACCTGGATCAGCCACTTATCATTAAAGTAGCGTCTCTTCCGGGGGAAAGACTGCAGGTTTACTTTATAGACAATGAAGAATACTTCAAAAGAAAACAATATTATTTCGATGACGAAGGAAATCCTTTCGAAGATAATGACGAAAGAGCTATTTTCTTTGCAAGAGGAGTAATTGAAACCATCAAGAAACTGAACTGGGTACCGGACGTTATCCACTTGAATGGATGGATGTCTTCATTCGTTCCAATTTATCTTAAGACTTATTACGAATCAGATACTTATTTCAAGGATGCAAAAATTGTTCTTTCCCTATACAATGAGAAAGAAGCTGATCTTGACAAAAAGATCGATGAAAAGCTGAAGTTTGATAATATTTCAGGATTAAAAGCGTTAGATAACCCAACGATCAAAAATTTTGTTATCGAAAGTATGAACTATGTAGATACTGTTGTAAAAGGAGATGAATTCCTGGATGAAGACCTTGATAAGGCTTTCAATGAAACAACGACTCAGAAATCGGAGTATCTTGACGTAGATTCTATAAATCAACTTTATTAA
- the glmS gene encoding glutamine--fructose-6-phosphate transaminase (isomerizing) yields the protein MCGIVGYTGFQDAYEIVINGLRRLEYRGYDSAGIVLEGSNNKFEVEKTKGKVEDLVNISKQLKGTAKIGMGHTRWATHGVPSDRNSHPHLSNNGKIALVHNGIIENYDTIKTMLTEKGFTFKSETDTEVLVNLIQYFMDLNPEIDFPSAVRYALNEVYGAYAITVLHEDYPGVLVVGRLGSPLAIGLGDKEYFIASDASPFVEFTKEAIYLEEGHMATISLENGVDIRTINENSKIEPEIQELKLSLEQIEKGGYEHFMLKEIFEQPKSVQDTMRGRLLVEEGIIKMAGIWDHVEKFKNANRIIIIACGTSWHAGLIGEYLIEEYARIPVEVEYASEFRYRNPIITDKDVVIAISQSGETADTMAALKLAKEKGAFIYGICNVVDSSIARITDAGSYTHAGPEIGVASTKAFTAQLTILTLIAFKLGKHNGNLGNAEFMSLIAELDAIPKKIEDVLNTTHELTQNIAKDFVKATNFLYLGRGYNYPAALEGALKLKEISYIHAEGYPAAEMKHGPIALIDENMPIVIIAPKKGHYDKIVSNVQEIKARKGKIIAVVNKGDRQVSEMADYVIEIPETSECFSPIVASVPLQLLAYYIAVYRGANVDQPRNLAKSVTVE from the coding sequence ATGTGCGGAATAGTAGGATATACAGGTTTTCAGGATGCATATGAGATCGTAATTAATGGTCTTAGAAGACTGGAATACAGAGGGTATGATAGTGCCGGGATTGTTTTAGAAGGTTCAAACAACAAATTTGAAGTAGAAAAAACAAAAGGTAAAGTAGAGGATCTGGTGAATATTTCGAAGCAACTAAAAGGAACAGCCAAAATTGGTATGGGACACACCCGTTGGGCTACCCATGGAGTTCCAAGCGACAGAAATTCTCACCCGCATTTGTCAAATAATGGAAAAATAGCACTTGTGCACAATGGTATTATTGAAAACTATGATACCATTAAAACAATGCTTACCGAAAAAGGATTTACTTTCAAATCAGAAACAGATACTGAAGTATTGGTAAACCTTATTCAGTATTTTATGGATCTTAATCCGGAAATTGATTTCCCTTCAGCGGTGAGATACGCTTTAAATGAGGTATACGGAGCTTATGCTATAACGGTACTACATGAAGATTATCCGGGAGTATTAGTGGTGGGAAGATTAGGATCTCCTCTGGCAATCGGACTTGGTGATAAAGAATATTTTATTGCTTCAGATGCTTCTCCTTTCGTAGAATTTACAAAAGAAGCTATTTATCTTGAAGAAGGTCATATGGCTACCATTTCTTTGGAAAATGGAGTAGATATCAGAACTATCAATGAAAACTCTAAGATTGAACCTGAGATCCAGGAGCTTAAGTTAAGCTTGGAGCAGATTGAAAAAGGCGGATATGAGCATTTCATGCTGAAAGAAATCTTTGAACAGCCTAAATCTGTTCAAGATACCATGAGAGGAAGACTTCTTGTAGAAGAAGGAATTATTAAAATGGCAGGAATCTGGGATCACGTAGAGAAGTTCAAAAATGCCAATAGAATTATTATTATTGCTTGTGGAACTTCCTGGCATGCAGGCCTTATCGGGGAATATCTTATCGAAGAATATGCAAGAATTCCTGTAGAAGTAGAATATGCTTCAGAATTCAGATACAGAAACCCTATCATTACTGATAAAGATGTTGTAATCGCGATTTCTCAATCAGGAGAAACGGCAGATACAATGGCTGCCTTAAAACTGGCAAAAGAAAAAGGAGCATTCATATATGGTATCTGTAACGTGGTAGATTCATCTATTGCAAGAATTACAGATGCAGGTTCATACACCCATGCAGGTCCTGAAATAGGGGTTGCTTCTACAAAAGCATTTACAGCACAGCTTACTATCCTTACTTTAATCGCATTTAAATTAGGTAAGCATAACGGGAATTTAGGAAATGCAGAATTCATGAGCTTAATTGCTGAGCTTGACGCTATTCCTAAGAAGATTGAAGATGTGTTGAACACTACTCATGAGCTTACTCAGAATATTGCAAAAGATTTTGTAAAAGCTACTAATTTCCTTTATTTAGGAAGAGGGTACAATTATCCTGCAGCCCTGGAAGGAGCATTAAAACTGAAAGAAATTTCCTATATCCATGCAGAAGGATATCCAGCTGCAGAAATGAAGCATGGGCCAATTGCTCTGATCGATGAAAACATGCCAATTGTTATTATAGCTCCTAAAAAAGGACACTATGATAAGATTGTAAGTAATGTTCAGGAAATCAAAGCAAGAAAAGGGAAGATTATAGCTGTTGTTAACAAAGGCGACCGTCAGGTTAGCGAAATGGCAGATTATGTTATTGAAATCCCTGAAACCTCAGAATGTTTCTCTCCAATAGTAGCGTCTGTACCATTACAGCTGCTTGCTTATTACATTGCAGTATACAGAGGAGCAAACGTAGATCAGCCAAGAAATTTAGCAAAATCTGTAACTGTGGAATAA
- the porL gene encoding type IX secretion system motor protein PorL/GldL, translated as MFKTKDAWMNFFYSFGAAIVILGAWLKITHITLGPINGNMALTVGLITEAIIFIIFAFDPPKTEESYAWENVYPELLDKHANPNPLHSNVTTRNTGNQFAELENSLSTKLDKMLEDARLDVQLFERLRIGIDKFSNSVDQINQTVDVSASTHKYNDQLNKAAQHMESMNALYAMQLESGKKQAEFASKYVADMQKSVEHSEKFNQELQGLTSNLNNLNRVYGGMLTAMKS; from the coding sequence ATGTTTAAGACGAAAGATGCTTGGATGAATTTCTTCTATTCATTCGGTGCTGCAATTGTAATTCTTGGAGCTTGGCTTAAAATTACTCACATTACTCTGGGACCAATTAACGGTAATATGGCGCTTACTGTAGGGCTTATTACAGAAGCGATTATCTTTATTATCTTCGCTTTCGACCCTCCAAAAACTGAAGAGTCTTATGCTTGGGAAAATGTTTACCCTGAACTATTAGATAAGCATGCAAACCCAAACCCGTTACACTCAAATGTAACCACTAGAAATACAGGTAACCAATTTGCTGAACTGGAAAACTCCCTTTCTACTAAATTGGATAAAATGCTTGAAGATGCAAGATTAGACGTTCAATTATTCGAAAGATTAAGAATAGGAATCGATAAATTTTCAAATTCTGTAGATCAAATTAACCAAACTGTTGACGTTTCTGCTTCTACACACAAATATAATGATCAGTTGAACAAGGCTGCTCAGCATATGGAAAGTATGAATGCACTATACGCCATGCAGTTGGAAAGCGGTAAGAAACAGGCAGAATTTGCCAGTAAATATGTTGCTGACATGCAGAAATCTGTTGAACATTCTGAAAAATTCAATCAAGAGCTACAAGGTTTAACATCTAATCTTAATAACTTAAATAGAGTTTATGGTGGTATGCTAACTGCTATGAAGTCTTAA
- a CDS encoding ISAon1 family transposase → MAEFFGIKGKTFQRQYKNNLSEYHSWEQKPHAEDWIIYPENVSASLSLDEVALSDGELYTVLTSKKAKGRKGSIVAMIKGTQSDFVITHLLKISRKLRMKVNEITLDMAGSMKRIAQRCFPDAVQVIDRFHVQKLSIEALQEIRIRHRWEAIEMENNPFNSHSAETEVFANGDTRKQLLVRSRYLLYKSREKWTLSQKQRASILFTQYPDLEQAYELTDGLRKIYNQNISKSVAMTKLAHWFRNVEEAEFKSFSTLRKTIMNHYRNILNYFDQRSTNAAAESFNAKIKNFRMQLRGVKDRTFFIFRLAKLFA, encoded by the coding sequence ATAGCAGAATTTTTCGGGATCAAAGGCAAGACCTTCCAGAGGCAATACAAGAATAATCTCAGCGAATATCATAGCTGGGAACAAAAACCGCACGCAGAGGACTGGATCATTTACCCTGAAAATGTCTCAGCCTCCTTATCTTTAGACGAAGTAGCATTATCTGATGGAGAACTTTATACCGTTCTTACCTCCAAAAAAGCAAAAGGGAGAAAAGGAAGTATTGTTGCTATGATAAAAGGTACCCAGAGTGATTTTGTCATCACACATCTTTTGAAGATCAGCAGAAAACTTCGGATGAAGGTAAACGAAATTACATTGGATATGGCGGGTTCCATGAAGCGTATTGCCCAACGCTGCTTTCCTGATGCAGTACAGGTTATTGATCGTTTTCATGTTCAGAAGCTGTCCATAGAGGCCCTTCAGGAGATCAGGATCAGGCATCGCTGGGAAGCCATTGAAATGGAAAACAATCCTTTTAACAGTCACTCAGCTGAAACAGAAGTTTTTGCAAATGGAGATACCCGGAAACAGCTCTTGGTAAGAAGCAGGTATTTACTATATAAAAGCCGTGAGAAATGGACTCTGTCCCAGAAACAAAGAGCTTCGATCCTTTTTACCCAGTATCCTGATCTGGAACAGGCATATGAATTGACTGATGGACTTAGAAAAATTTATAACCAGAATATTTCGAAATCTGTAGCCATGACTAAACTGGCCCATTGGTTTAGAAATGTGGAAGAAGCAGAGTTTAAATCTTTTTCTACCTTAAGAAAAACAATAATGAATCATTATAGAAATATTCTCAACTACTTTGATCAAAGAAGCACCAATGCTGCTGCTGAATCTTTCAATGCGAAAATAAAAAACTTCAGAATGCAGCTCAGAGGAGTAAAAGACAGAACCTTTTTTATCTTCAGATTAGCTAAACTTTTTGCCTAG
- the porM gene encoding type IX secretion system motor protein PorM/GldM: MAQGKQTPRQKMINLMYLVFIAMMALNIDAEIIRSYYDSTRALNETRTLTERKNEKIFEKTLEAKAQQVPDTYARPWEDYKLLKTKIDVLVKHAQDIKDLLKKQSEFHDKDPKTGKDIDVSENFAALNNNEATTEYFFKEGDENTPSPNALELKRKIDDVRDYINKTFGNNPQLTDLVERANKSLIAEYPKGKSPNEKTWFQNKFYHQPLIAAISNLEIIQNDARNVQSDALALMLQEKVDASIKFTSYEPIVSGPTDIQAGKQAEVKVMLGTYSNSNKISISGVSKQENGKGIIPISGAGIGEHKLAGTITLTDASGKPQSFPWTHTYNVIAGPREVKLEKGLLLSADKMNVMYRGLENPVSGSILGADNSKLSLSAPGASVRNTGPGKWIVKPSTGTTVKLTLSGVDPYGKTVSQVFEYRIKNVPPPQGQMRGQNVLSMPASSIPNQSVQAAIPDFDFPVSFNVTQFMVRVPGRAALLIHGNTLSDAAGLIKNLRTGDVVSVFDIKATAQGLEGQQIKNITPIIINVQ, translated from the coding sequence ATGGCACAAGGAAAACAGACCCCTCGTCAGAAGATGATCAACCTGATGTATCTGGTGTTCATCGCGATGATGGCCCTCAACATTGATGCAGAAATCATCAGGTCGTATTATGACTCTACAAGAGCATTAAACGAAACCAGAACTTTAACAGAAAGAAAAAACGAAAAGATTTTTGAAAAAACACTGGAAGCTAAAGCACAACAGGTTCCGGATACTTATGCAAGACCTTGGGAAGATTATAAATTATTGAAGACCAAGATTGATGTATTAGTAAAACATGCTCAGGATATCAAAGATCTGTTAAAGAAACAATCTGAGTTTCATGATAAAGATCCTAAAACAGGAAAAGATATTGATGTAAGTGAGAACTTTGCTGCATTAAATAATAATGAAGCTACTACTGAATATTTCTTTAAGGAAGGAGATGAAAATACACCTTCTCCTAATGCATTAGAACTAAAACGTAAAATAGATGACGTAAGAGATTACATCAATAAAACTTTTGGTAACAATCCTCAGCTTACAGATTTAGTTGAGAGAGCTAACAAGTCTCTTATTGCAGAATACCCTAAAGGGAAATCTCCAAATGAAAAGACCTGGTTCCAAAATAAATTTTATCACCAGCCACTAATCGCTGCAATATCTAATTTGGAAATTATCCAAAATGATGCCAGAAACGTACAATCTGATGCATTAGCATTAATGCTTCAGGAAAAAGTGGATGCTAGTATCAAGTTTACAAGTTATGAGCCAATTGTTTCCGGACCAACAGATATTCAGGCAGGTAAACAGGCTGAAGTAAAAGTAATGTTGGGAACTTATTCTAATAGCAATAAGATCAGCATTTCCGGAGTAAGCAAGCAGGAAAATGGTAAAGGTATCATTCCTATTTCTGGAGCAGGTATCGGAGAACATAAACTAGCTGGAACGATTACATTAACAGATGCTTCTGGGAAACCTCAATCCTTCCCTTGGACGCATACTTATAACGTTATCGCAGGACCTAGAGAAGTAAAACTTGAGAAAGGATTATTACTTTCTGCTGATAAAATGAATGTAATGTATAGAGGATTGGAGAACCCTGTATCAGGATCTATCTTAGGTGCAGACAACTCTAAACTTTCTTTATCAGCTCCGGGTGCTTCTGTAAGAAATACAGGTCCTGGTAAATGGATTGTAAAACCTTCAACAGGTACTACAGTTAAATTGACATTATCTGGTGTAGATCCATATGGAAAAACAGTATCTCAGGTATTTGAATACAGAATCAAGAATGTTCCGCCGCCACAAGGTCAGATGAGAGGACAGAATGTATTGTCGATGCCGGCATCTTCAATTCCTAACCAATCTGTACAGGCTGCTATTCCTGACTTCGATTTCCCTGTTTCGTTTAACGTAACACAATTCATGGTAAGAGTACCTGGTAGAGCAGCACTATTGATCCACGGAAATACCTTAAGTGATGCAGCAGGATTAATTAAGAATCTGAGAACAGGAGATGTAGTATCTGTCTTCGATATCAAAGCAACAGCTCAAGGATTGGAAGGGCAACAGATCAAAAATATTACTCCTATAATTATTAATGTTCAATAG
- a CDS encoding ISAon1 family transposase N-terminal region protein: MLSDHDLLKLLLPEFLVEHFDILKAETHDAELHIYFEERNSIPHEFKERRLESKGFLPEIIVDDYPLRGKIVKLHVKRRRWTDKSSGEILQRDWQLVAKGTRMTKDLAVFLKKISRH, encoded by the coding sequence ATGTTAAGCGATCACGACCTTCTTAAATTATTACTTCCGGAATTTTTAGTAGAGCACTTTGATATCCTCAAAGCAGAAACTCATGATGCAGAACTTCATATTTATTTTGAAGAAAGAAACAGTATTCCCCATGAATTTAAAGAAAGGAGACTTGAATCCAAGGGCTTTTTACCTGAAATCATTGTAGATGATTATCCATTACGGGGTAAAATCGTAAAGCTCCATGTTAAAAGAAGGAGATGGACAGATAAATCCTCCGGTGAGATCCTTCAGAGAGACTGGCAGCTTGTAGCGAAAGGCACACGGATGACAAAGGATTTGGCAGTCTTCTTAAAAAAAATTAGCAGACACTAA
- the panC gene encoding pantoate--beta-alanine ligase has translation MEVIKNRKTLQDFIERQKEMGKRIGFAPTMGALHKGHLSLYEEAKKENDLVISSIFVNPTQFNNPEDLEKYPRDVNRDILILEKSGLVDAVYVPEVSDIYPEKTESQHYDFDGLENEMEGKSRPGHFDGVGTVVEELFRQVKPDNAYFGEKDFQQLAIIRKMVDKKHLPVKIKGVPIYRADNGLALSSRNQRLHEDRKEASKIIYETLRKVNDWFRTVSVPEIKERVIDIFDQQQGMRLEYFLIADEDTLKETDFFYKDRNYRAFIVVVVDGVRLIDNMHLD, from the coding sequence ATGGAAGTTATAAAAAACAGGAAGACCCTTCAGGATTTCATTGAAAGACAGAAGGAAATGGGAAAAAGAATTGGCTTTGCTCCTACGATGGGAGCTCTGCACAAGGGACATCTTTCCCTGTATGAAGAAGCAAAAAAGGAGAATGACCTTGTTATTTCTTCAATTTTTGTAAATCCAACTCAATTTAACAATCCTGAGGATCTGGAAAAATACCCAAGAGATGTTAATAGAGATATTCTGATTTTGGAAAAATCCGGATTGGTAGACGCTGTTTACGTTCCTGAAGTCAGTGATATTTATCCTGAAAAAACAGAAAGCCAGCATTATGATTTTGATGGTCTGGAAAATGAAATGGAAGGAAAATCCAGGCCGGGACACTTTGATGGTGTAGGGACTGTTGTAGAGGAACTATTCAGACAGGTAAAACCCGACAATGCCTATTTTGGAGAAAAAGATTTCCAGCAGTTGGCGATCATCAGGAAAATGGTTGATAAAAAACATCTTCCCGTTAAAATAAAAGGAGTTCCTATTTACAGAGCAGATAACGGACTGGCCCTGAGCTCAAGAAACCAAAGACTTCATGAAGACCGAAAAGAGGCTTCCAAGATTATCTACGAAACCTTAAGAAAAGTAAATGACTGGTTCAGAACAGTTTCTGTTCCTGAAATCAAAGAAAGGGTAATCGACATTTTCGATCAGCAACAGGGAATGAGGCTTGAGTACTTCCTGATTGCAGATGAGGATACTTTAAAAGAGACTGATTTCTTTTACAAGGATAGAAACTACAGAGCTTTCATTGTAGTTGTTGTAGACGGAGTAAGATTAATTGACAATATGCATCTGGATTAA